The following are encoded in a window of Chiloscyllium plagiosum isolate BGI_BamShark_2017 unplaced genomic scaffold, ASM401019v2 scaf_14302, whole genome shotgun sequence genomic DNA:
- the LOC122547965 gene encoding gastrula zinc finger protein XlCGF49.1-like translates to MVRQALQPGLQRPVFEDLKTEVSKLTDEGLLPENSCPECGKAFTKTSNLLTHQRVHTGVTPFSCLECGKAFTQASTLLTHQRVHTGERPFSCPKCEKAFSQASNLLTHRRIHTGERPFFCPKCGKAFINSSNLLTHQRVHTGERPFSCPECGKAFTKASTLLTHQQIHTGERPFSCPQCGKAFTQASNLLTHRRIHTGE, encoded by the exons ATGGTTCGCCAGGCATTGCAGCCGGGTCTGCAGAGGCC agtatttgaagatctgaagacggAAGTTTCAAAATTAACAGATGAAGGCCTTCTACCCGAAaa cagctgccctgagtgcgggaaggcctttacCAAGACCTCCAatctgctgacccaccagcgggtccacacaggggtgACGCCCTTCAGCTGCCTAGAGTGTGGAAAGGCCTTTACCCAGGCCTccaccctgctgacccaccagcgggtccacacaggggagaggcccttcagctgcccaaaGTGCGAGAAGGCCTTCAGCCAGGCCTCCAACTTGCTAACCCACCGAcggatccacacgggggagaggccgttcttcTGTCccaagtgtgggaaggccttcatcaattcctccaacctgctgacccaccagcgggtacacacaggggagaggcccttcagctgccctgagtgcgggaaaGCCTTTACCAAGGCCTccaccctgctgacccaccagcagatccacacgggggagaggcccttcagctgcccccagtgcgggaaggccttcacccAGGCCTCCAACCTCCTGACCCACCGGcggatccacacgggggagag